In Devosia sp. XK-2, one DNA window encodes the following:
- a CDS encoding DUF2271 domain-containing protein produces the protein MKSFLATLALTTALTLPSLALAQPVTFTTTLNNYGGDGAYLAFYVTDASGAYVGSLWMAGGKSKYYEHLSDWYRATGGDTGQVNGITGASVGAGRTLEITLDLADALFDAGYTLHVDAAVEDMRDSPNEVAVPLTIEGAGKPVVGRRYIASFTYK, from the coding sequence ATGAAATCGTTTCTCGCCACGCTCGCGCTGACGACAGCGCTGACGCTTCCCAGCCTCGCCCTGGCGCAGCCGGTGACGTTCACCACCACCCTCAACAATTACGGCGGCGACGGCGCCTACCTTGCCTTCTACGTCACCGACGCCTCGGGCGCCTATGTCGGCAGCCTCTGGATGGCCGGCGGCAAGTCCAAATACTACGAGCATCTGAGCGACTGGTACCGCGCCACAGGTGGTGACACGGGCCAGGTGAACGGTATCACCGGCGCCAGCGTCGGTGCGGGCCGCACATTGGAGATCACCCTCGACCTGGCCGATGCGCTGTTCGACGCGGGCTATACGCTCCACGTCGATGCGGCCGTCGAAGACATGCGCGACAGCCCGAACGAAGTGGCGGTGCCGCTGACAATCGAGGGGGCGGGCAAGCCGGTGGTCGGGCGCCGCTACATTGCCAGTTTCACCTACAAGTGA